One window of the Chryseobacterium camelliae genome contains the following:
- the prmA gene encoding 50S ribosomal protein L11 methyltransferase, with product MQNYLEFSFKISPLQPWNEILMAELIEIGFDSFTEEIDGILGYIQKEAFNEEDLKALPLFENENVQIEYTFQEMPNINWNEEWEKNFEPINIDDKVLIRAEFHESVPGMHEIIIQPKMSFGTGHHPTTHLMIQQMMDMDFKGKKVLDMGCGTSVLAIYAKQIGAGDTKAIDIDEWSVENSKENAVRNGVELDIELGTADNLGKEHFDIILANINRNILISDIPTYVNVLNEGGLLLLSGLCFFDVADIMEVCKENGLELLKQLQREEWVSLLLKK from the coding sequence ATGCAAAATTATTTAGAATTCAGTTTCAAGATTTCCCCGCTTCAGCCCTGGAATGAAATCCTCATGGCAGAACTTATTGAAATAGGTTTCGACAGCTTTACGGAAGAGATCGACGGAATTTTGGGATACATCCAGAAAGAGGCGTTCAATGAAGAAGATTTAAAGGCCCTGCCGCTTTTTGAAAATGAAAATGTACAGATAGAATATACTTTTCAGGAAATGCCGAACATCAATTGGAATGAAGAATGGGAAAAGAATTTTGAGCCCATCAATATCGATGATAAAGTATTGATCCGTGCAGAATTCCATGAATCCGTTCCGGGCATGCATGAAATCATCATCCAGCCGAAAATGTCTTTCGGAACCGGGCATCACCCTACGACCCATCTGATGATCCAGCAGATGATGGACATGGATTTTAAGGGAAAGAAAGTGCTTGATATGGGCTGTGGGACTTCTGTGCTGGCTATCTATGCCAAACAGATCGGAGCCGGCGATACAAAAGCCATTGACATCGATGAGTGGTCGGTAGAAAATTCAAAAGAAAATGCAGTTCGGAATGGAGTGGAGCTGGATATTGAACTCGGTACGGCCGACAATCTGGGTAAAGAGCACTTTGATATCATTCTGGCCAATATCAACCGTAATATCCTGATTTCCGATATCCCTACCTATGTCAATGTGCTCAATGAAGGCGGGTTGCTGTTGCTTTCAGGGTTGTGCTTCTTTGATGTGGCTGATATTATGGAAGTGTGCAAAGAAAACGGACTTGAGCTGCTGAAGCAGCTTCAGCGGGAAGAATGGGTAAGCCTGCTGCTTAAAAAATAA
- a CDS encoding 3-ketoacyl-ACP reductase yields the protein MNLKGKNAIVTGGGRGLGKAVALALAHEGVNIAITGRNEDNLKNTVEELTRLGVHATYAVFSIDDEQAVRKGIATLAETLGSVDILVNNAGIGDFGSIEEMSSETWEQVIKTNLFGVYYAAKAVYPFMKEKGQGDIVNVASTAGLKGGPNMSAYAASKAAVVSLSQSMMAEWRKRNIRVITLTPSTIASDMSIQGGLTDGNPEKVLQPEDFAEWVRDILKMNRRALIANGSIFSTNP from the coding sequence ATGAACTTAAAAGGAAAAAATGCCATTGTTACCGGTGGCGGAAGAGGGCTTGGAAAAGCCGTTGCACTGGCACTGGCTCATGAAGGAGTCAATATAGCGATTACCGGAAGAAATGAAGATAATCTTAAAAATACGGTGGAGGAGCTTACCAGGCTGGGTGTACATGCTACCTATGCTGTTTTCAGCATTGATGATGAGCAGGCTGTCCGTAAAGGAATTGCTACACTGGCTGAAACCCTTGGAAGCGTCGATATTCTGGTAAACAATGCAGGGATCGGAGATTTCGGCAGTATTGAAGAAATGTCTTCCGAAACCTGGGAGCAGGTTATCAAAACCAACCTGTTCGGCGTGTATTATGCTGCGAAAGCCGTGTATCCTTTCATGAAGGAAAAAGGGCAGGGCGATATTGTGAACGTAGCTTCAACGGCCGGACTGAAGGGTGGCCCGAATATGTCTGCATATGCTGCTTCCAAAGCTGCCGTAGTATCATTGTCCCAGTCGATGATGGCAGAATGGAGAAAGCGGAACATCCGTGTCATTACCCTTACGCCGAGTACCATTGCATCGGATATGAGCATCCAGGGCGGCCTTACGGACGGGAATCCGGAAAAAGTGCTTCAGCCGGAAGATTTTGCAGAATGGGTGAGGGATATCCTGAAAATGAACAGAAGAGCGCTGATTGCCAATGGCTCCATTTTCTCAACCAATCCATAA
- a CDS encoding calcineurin-like phosphoesterase C-terminal domain-containing protein, which yields MNKRFLMPCLLISAMAFSQASVSGYVYEDGNKNQKKENREKGIEGVAVSNGVQVVLTDKNGRYSLPVQDGQTIFVIKPSGYMTPVNTNNLPLYYYQYKPNGSPADFKYRGSAPTGELPKELNFGLYRQNESKNFDILVFGDPQPHSEKELDYFRRAIVNEVKGNKKKAVLGISLGDLVWDDLSLQKPYADVMKEIGLPWYNVMGNHDMNYEAKEDSLSDETFESNFGPANYSFNYGNVHFIVLDNILYPDPRDGKGYWGGFREDQVKFIENDLKLVDKNKLIVVSFHIPLEKTKEENFRNADRQKLFDYLAPFKNALLLSAHTHIQKQLFYGKETGWNGAKDLHEYNAGTTCGDWWSGTSDDLGLPTSTMRDGTAKGYSFISFNDNDYTIKYKTAGKPEDYQVNLYVPKVIPFPSRTSAKILANFFMGSRKDKVEYRIDGGQWEAMQYDETVDPNFAMSVFKWDTTTTIFPGRRPSNPEMSKHIWTGDFPKKLALGKHKVEIRATDMFGNPFTASEEFEVQNPILIP from the coding sequence ATGAATAAACGATTTTTAATGCCCTGCCTGCTGATCTCTGCGATGGCATTCTCACAGGCTTCCGTTTCAGGATATGTATATGAGGACGGGAATAAAAACCAGAAGAAAGAAAACCGTGAAAAAGGAATTGAAGGAGTCGCTGTTTCCAATGGGGTCCAGGTGGTGCTGACCGATAAAAACGGGAGATACAGCTTACCGGTTCAGGACGGGCAGACCATCTTCGTGATCAAGCCTTCCGGATATATGACGCCTGTCAATACCAATAATCTTCCGCTATATTATTACCAGTATAAGCCCAATGGTTCGCCGGCTGACTTTAAATACAGAGGTTCCGCACCTACAGGGGAGCTCCCTAAGGAGCTGAATTTCGGCCTGTACAGGCAGAATGAAAGCAAAAATTTCGATATTCTTGTATTCGGGGACCCTCAGCCGCATAGCGAAAAAGAGCTGGATTATTTCAGGAGAGCTATTGTAAATGAAGTTAAAGGGAATAAGAAAAAAGCTGTGCTGGGAATCAGCCTGGGAGATTTGGTATGGGATGATCTAAGCCTGCAGAAACCCTATGCGGATGTCATGAAAGAAATCGGGCTTCCGTGGTATAATGTGATGGGCAACCACGATATGAATTATGAGGCCAAAGAAGATTCGCTTTCGGATGAAACGTTTGAATCTAATTTCGGTCCGGCCAACTATTCCTTCAATTACGGAAACGTCCACTTCATTGTGCTGGATAACATCCTGTATCCGGACCCGAGAGACGGAAAAGGATATTGGGGAGGGTTCCGCGAAGACCAGGTTAAATTTATTGAGAACGACCTGAAACTGGTGGATAAGAACAAACTGATCGTCGTTTCGTTCCATATTCCTCTGGAAAAGACCAAAGAAGAGAATTTCAGGAATGCTGACCGTCAGAAGTTGTTTGACTACCTGGCTCCGTTTAAAAATGCTTTATTGCTTTCTGCACATACCCACATCCAGAAGCAGCTTTTCTATGGAAAGGAAACCGGATGGAACGGGGCTAAAGACCTTCATGAATATAATGCTGGAACCACCTGCGGCGACTGGTGGTCCGGAACTTCTGATGACCTGGGGTTGCCAACATCCACCATGAGGGATGGTACGGCGAAGGGATATTCATTCATCAGCTTTAATGATAATGATTATACGATCAAGTATAAAACGGCAGGAAAACCGGAAGATTACCAGGTTAATCTGTATGTTCCTAAAGTGATTCCGTTTCCTTCAAGAACATCGGCAAAAATCCTGGCCAATTTCTTCATGGGAAGCAGGAAGGACAAAGTGGAATACAGGATAGACGGAGGCCAATGGGAAGCCATGCAGTACGACGAAACCGTGGATCCAAATTTTGCCATGTCGGTTTTCAAATGGGATACGACTACAACTATTTTTCCTGGAAGAAGGCCGTCCAATCCGGAAATGTCAAAACATATCTGGACAGGAGACTTTCCTAAGAAACTGGCTTTAGGGAAACATAAAGTTGAGATCAGGGCAACAGATATGTTCGGCAACCCGTTTACTGCTTCAGAAGAATTCGAGGTTCAGAACCCGATCCTTATTCCTTAA
- a CDS encoding SusD/RagB family nutrient-binding outer membrane lipoprotein has protein sequence MKKLLFNIVLIAGIGFISVSCDRDLDEVNVDSSRISDPIAAKLLVPIQYNLASFNYMRANDFTFDIMQVSLDFPNEGNSLSRYYITENTGAGFWNNSYKWLMQIQDMRRAAERDNDPNYRAISMVLNAWIYSNLTDTYGDVPFSEASKLDDGISQPKFDRQKDIYVKLLDDLKAANALFVTTKPLNGSDLFYKAETDANGILNWKKFCNSLSLRLLTRILSKNGEVNVYQRIQEIISDPATYPLFQSNNDTAKLDISGVSPLLPPITRPQDFTTGRAASEFFVETLKSNNDPRMSMFFSQAKNLSNANIGYKGAPSGYQFGTVFNYQPSNMNQNLAKAPLKILIYPYAELQFILSELAFKGIIQGSAQTYYENGVKAIIEQWGATVPANYFSNANVAYNGTLQRIMLQKYVALFFVDQQQWFEKRRTGFPVLPNNGGLLNNGNLPQRLMYPPNPKILNTDSYQNAVQQMGGDDINIKVWWNK, from the coding sequence ATGAAAAAGTTATTATTCAATATAGTTTTGATCGCAGGGATAGGGTTTATTTCAGTTTCCTGTGACAGGGACCTGGATGAAGTGAATGTGGATTCCAGCAGGATCAGCGACCCGATTGCAGCCAAATTGCTGGTTCCGATACAGTACAACCTTGCTTCGTTCAATTATATGAGGGCCAATGATTTCACCTTTGATATCATGCAGGTTTCCCTGGATTTCCCCAATGAAGGCAACTCTCTCAGCCGTTATTATATCACTGAAAATACCGGGGCAGGATTCTGGAACAACAGCTATAAATGGCTGATGCAGATCCAGGATATGAGACGTGCCGCTGAAAGGGATAATGATCCTAATTACCGGGCCATTTCTATGGTGCTCAATGCGTGGATCTATTCCAACCTTACAGATACGTATGGAGATGTGCCTTTTAGTGAAGCGTCAAAGCTAGATGACGGCATATCGCAGCCTAAATTTGACCGACAGAAGGATATTTATGTAAAACTGCTGGATGACCTGAAAGCTGCCAATGCACTTTTTGTGACCACAAAACCACTCAATGGCAGCGATCTTTTCTATAAAGCTGAAACGGATGCCAATGGAATCCTGAACTGGAAAAAATTCTGCAACTCTCTTTCATTGAGATTGCTGACAAGGATCCTCAGTAAAAATGGCGAAGTCAATGTATACCAGAGGATTCAGGAAATTATAAGTGATCCTGCCACTTATCCTTTGTTTCAAAGCAATAATGATACGGCAAAACTGGATATTTCAGGAGTTTCACCATTGCTTCCCCCTATTACAAGGCCACAGGATTTTACGACGGGCAGGGCGGCTTCAGAATTCTTCGTGGAGACCCTGAAATCCAACAATGACCCTCGCATGTCTATGTTTTTCTCCCAGGCTAAAAACCTGAGCAATGCAAACATCGGGTACAAAGGGGCACCTTCCGGGTATCAGTTCGGAACGGTATTCAATTACCAGCCTTCGAATATGAACCAGAATTTAGCCAAAGCACCGCTTAAAATCCTGATCTATCCGTATGCAGAGCTCCAGTTCATCCTTTCAGAGCTTGCTTTCAAAGGAATTATTCAGGGAAGTGCACAGACGTATTATGAAAATGGGGTGAAGGCGATCATTGAACAATGGGGAGCAACCGTTCCGGCCAATTATTTCTCCAATGCCAATGTCGCTTATAATGGGACCCTGCAAAGAATTATGCTTCAGAAATATGTGGCGCTGTTTTTTGTAGACCAGCAGCAGTGGTTTGAAAAAAGAAGGACAGGATTCCCTGTGCTTCCCAACAACGGAGGCCTTCTTAACAACGGTAACCTCCCTCAAAGGCTGATGTATCCTCCCAATCCTAAAATCCTGAATACGGACAGCTACCAGAATGCAGTACAGCAGATGGGAGGGGATGATATCAACATCAAAGTGTGGTGGAATAAATAA
- a CDS encoding SusC/RagA family TonB-linked outer membrane protein — MRKETHKLLVLSLLGLVSVNLSAQQKIKKDTIKNIDEVVVTALGIKRNDKSLGYVAEKINSEEILRTQNNNWAQSLEGKVAGLKIQTAGAGPLGSALIKLRGDISMNMDQNNALIVVDGVPLNGTTTGTGFSAYGAGSKADLPIDYGNGLNTINPDDIESITVLKGSTAAALYGSRGAGGAIMITTKSGKTKKGKIQITLNSYSSYDTVLKWPDYQYEYGQGTMQKDASGNYYYSYGASADGVNTGSTSSAFGPKFAGQSYFQYDPTVEGQSLQRQLWRPYKDNIKGFWQTGTTFSNNVALESSNENTSFRTSLTYLKNEWMMPNTGFDRLNAALSFDHKLNEKLKVGVKFNYSKTSSDNLPATGYSNQSISYFMIFQNPNVDLAWYSPIWKKGQYQIDQIHPFSSYIDNPYLIAYEMLNGVDKHFITGNVNLNYKFTKNFEVMLRSGLELTNEERTQKRPWSSANYLQGMYREQHIKQMDMNNDILFTYKNKFKDFDFSASAGGNIRYLEYTMGDYIADGLLRPGVYTLPNGIANINKIAAPGDRQVNSTYGLVNISYKNKVFLDLTARNDWSSTLPKENRSYFYPSAATSVILSDIFNLSSNNFNYWKLRASWSRVGNDTNPYMLLKYYNNSNFNGSVESPSLYPNPNLKPEMLTNMEAGMDFSIIKNRISYSITAYQNNNKNQIIRIPALWETGYSSRVINAGEIRNRGLEMTLNTYPVKNKNFSWSVNANWSMNRNTIMSLPEEFQGEPYIMGSVGGVVYYNAVVGGSLGDMYGYGLMYSPDGQVVFGSDGLTAKPTKTKKIGNAYPKWRAGIQNDFRYRNFTISFSFDGQYKGIGYSQSHHKMTEQGKLTHTLIGRDNPGGLIVGEGVVQNADGSYSPNTKGIPVSTYYADYYRRANVETNSFDTSFVKLRDARISYSFPKSVTDELKITDLTLALFGRNLWMWTKFPLFDPEVATLNDSQITSGVEIGQLPTARTVGIQLNVKF; from the coding sequence ATGCGTAAAGAGACACACAAGCTGTTGGTTTTATCGCTGTTAGGATTGGTAAGCGTCAATCTTTCGGCTCAGCAAAAAATTAAAAAAGACACGATCAAAAATATTGATGAGGTAGTGGTGACTGCTTTGGGGATCAAAAGGAATGATAAGTCTTTGGGATATGTAGCTGAAAAGATCAACTCTGAAGAAATCCTGAGGACCCAGAACAACAACTGGGCACAATCCCTGGAAGGAAAAGTGGCCGGACTAAAGATCCAGACCGCCGGAGCCGGCCCGCTGGGAAGTGCATTGATCAAGCTTCGTGGAGATATTTCCATGAACATGGACCAGAACAATGCCCTGATTGTCGTAGATGGTGTTCCGCTGAACGGAACCACGACGGGAACAGGTTTCTCGGCTTACGGTGCAGGTTCCAAAGCAGACTTGCCGATTGATTACGGGAACGGGCTTAATACCATCAACCCAGACGATATAGAATCCATTACCGTACTGAAGGGTTCTACAGCTGCCGCATTATACGGATCCCGGGGAGCCGGAGGAGCGATCATGATCACCACGAAATCAGGGAAAACCAAAAAAGGAAAGATCCAGATTACGCTGAATTCTTATTCAAGCTACGATACGGTACTGAAATGGCCGGATTATCAGTATGAATACGGGCAGGGAACCATGCAGAAGGATGCCTCCGGGAATTATTACTACTCATACGGCGCTTCGGCAGACGGGGTCAACACCGGTTCCACCAGCAGTGCATTCGGACCTAAATTCGCCGGACAGTCTTACTTTCAGTATGATCCTACCGTGGAAGGGCAGAGCCTTCAGCGTCAGCTGTGGAGGCCGTACAAAGATAACATCAAAGGATTCTGGCAGACAGGGACTACCTTTTCCAACAACGTTGCGTTGGAAAGTTCCAATGAAAATACCTCATTCAGAACTTCACTCACCTATCTGAAAAATGAATGGATGATGCCCAACACCGGATTCGACAGGCTGAATGCCGCGCTTTCCTTTGATCACAAACTGAATGAAAAGCTGAAAGTCGGGGTGAAATTCAACTACAGCAAAACATCCAGTGATAACCTTCCGGCTACGGGATACAGCAACCAATCCATCTCATACTTTATGATTTTCCAGAACCCGAACGTAGACCTTGCCTGGTACTCGCCGATCTGGAAGAAAGGCCAATACCAGATCGACCAGATCCACCCGTTCAGTTCATACATTGATAATCCTTATCTCATCGCTTATGAAATGCTGAACGGCGTAGATAAGCACTTCATCACCGGAAATGTGAACCTTAATTACAAATTCACCAAGAACTTTGAGGTCATGCTGAGGTCAGGGCTTGAGCTGACGAATGAAGAACGTACCCAGAAAAGGCCTTGGAGCTCTGCCAACTACCTCCAGGGGATGTACAGGGAGCAGCACATCAAGCAGATGGATATGAACAATGACATCCTGTTTACCTATAAAAACAAGTTTAAAGATTTTGATTTCAGCGCTTCTGCAGGAGGAAACATCCGTTACCTTGAATATACCATGGGTGATTATATCGCAGACGGATTGCTGAGACCCGGAGTGTATACCCTTCCGAACGGAATTGCAAACATCAATAAAATTGCCGCTCCCGGAGACCGTCAGGTAAACAGTACCTACGGATTGGTGAATATCAGCTACAAAAACAAAGTGTTCCTGGATTTAACCGCAAGAAATGACTGGAGCAGTACGCTTCCTAAGGAGAACAGGTCTTACTTTTATCCTTCGGCGGCAACTTCCGTTATCCTTTCCGATATTTTCAATTTATCTTCCAACAACTTCAATTACTGGAAACTAAGGGCATCATGGTCCAGGGTAGGAAACGATACCAATCCTTATATGTTGCTGAAATACTACAACAACAGTAATTTCAACGGTTCTGTGGAATCCCCTTCCTTATATCCGAACCCTAACCTGAAACCTGAAATGCTCACGAATATGGAGGCCGGTATGGATTTCAGCATTATTAAAAACAGGATCAGCTATAGCATCACGGCCTACCAGAATAACAATAAAAACCAGATCATCAGGATCCCGGCCTTGTGGGAAACAGGATACAGCAGCAGGGTAATCAATGCCGGGGAGATCAGGAACCGCGGCCTTGAAATGACCTTAAATACATATCCTGTTAAAAACAAAAATTTCTCATGGAGCGTTAATGCCAACTGGTCCATGAACAGGAATACAATCATGTCTCTTCCTGAAGAGTTCCAGGGCGAGCCTTATATCATGGGAAGTGTAGGAGGCGTAGTCTACTACAATGCCGTAGTCGGCGGATCGCTGGGTGATATGTACGGTTACGGACTTATGTATTCACCGGACGGACAGGTAGTGTTCGGAAGTGATGGGCTTACTGCCAAACCTACCAAAACTAAAAAGATCGGTAATGCCTACCCGAAATGGAGGGCAGGAATACAGAACGACTTCAGGTACAGAAACTTCACCATTAGCTTTTCTTTTGACGGACAGTACAAAGGGATCGGTTACTCTCAGTCCCACCATAAGATGACGGAACAGGGTAAGCTTACCCATACGCTGATCGGAAGGGATAATCCCGGCGGCCTGATCGTAGGTGAAGGGGTCGTGCAGAACGCGGACGGATCATATTCCCCGAATACGAAAGGCATTCCGGTATCTACTTACTATGCAGATTACTACAGAAGAGCCAATGTGGAAACGAATTCCTTCGATACTTCATTTGTCAAGCTAAGGGATGCGCGGATTTCCTATTCTTTCCCGAAAAGCGTTACCGATGAGCTGAAAATCACGGACCTCACCCTGGCCCTGTTCGGAAGAAACCTGTGGATGTGGACGAAGTTCCCGCTCTTCGATCCGGAAGTGGCCACGCTTAATGACAGCCAGATCACTTCTGGAGTGGAAATAGGACAGCTGCCAACGGCAAGGACGGTAGGTATCCAGCTAAATGTTAAATTCTAA
- a CDS encoding glycerophosphodiester phosphodiesterase, which translates to MKNFILGITILSTVLMKAQTQVVAHRGYWQTQPPTTENSLQSLQNAQKLKIYGSEFDVRMTKDGVLVVNHDEHHGKMEISETNFRQLEEEDLSNGEKFPTLKSYLKKGKKDKALQLIIEIKPAKTKELEDELVRKTIEMVKDMKLEDQSQFISFSLNICKEIKKIEPKFKVQYLNGELSPEQVKDEGLDGIDYHYSIFAKNPTWIAEANALGLITNAWTVNDPAIYQQLKSQGIKFVTTNIPDQLKNK; encoded by the coding sequence ATGAAGAATTTTATTTTAGGTATCACCATATTAAGTACAGTCCTTATGAAGGCACAAACTCAGGTCGTTGCACACAGAGGGTATTGGCAGACGCAGCCTCCCACAACAGAAAATTCACTTCAGTCGCTGCAGAATGCGCAGAAGTTAAAGATCTACGGCTCTGAATTTGATGTGCGCATGACCAAAGACGGTGTACTGGTGGTCAACCATGATGAACACCACGGAAAGATGGAAATTTCGGAAACCAATTTCAGGCAGCTTGAAGAGGAGGACCTGTCCAACGGTGAAAAGTTTCCTACGTTAAAAAGCTACCTTAAAAAAGGAAAGAAGGATAAAGCCTTGCAGCTGATCATTGAAATCAAGCCTGCAAAAACAAAGGAACTTGAAGATGAACTGGTACGAAAAACCATCGAAATGGTAAAGGATATGAAGCTGGAAGACCAGAGCCAGTTCATTTCATTCAGCCTGAATATCTGCAAGGAAATCAAGAAAATAGAACCGAAATTCAAAGTTCAGTACCTGAATGGGGAGCTTTCACCGGAGCAGGTTAAAGATGAAGGCCTGGACGGTATCGATTACCACTACAGTATTTTCGCGAAAAATCCCACCTGGATTGCCGAAGCCAATGCGCTGGGACTGATTACCAATGCATGGACCGTTAATGATCCGGCAATTTACCAGCAGTTGAAAAGTCAGGGAATCAAATTCGTGACGACCAATATTCCTGATCAGCTGAAGAATAAATAA